The Crassaminicella indica genomic interval TTAGTGGACGTACAGCAAATATTGTTGGAGAAAAATTGGCAATCCTATCTAGAACTCATCAGATTTTATGTATTACCCATTTACCTCAAATAGCCTCAATGGCAGATCATCATTTTTATATTGAAAAAAATTATCAGAATAATAGTACTTTAACAAATGTACATAAACTATCAGAAAATGATAGGATTAAAGAATTAGGCAGATTATTAGGTGGTATTACATTAACTGATTTAACACTAGAACATGCTAGAGAAATGATTTATTTGGGAAATCAATTTAAAAATAGTTTGAAATAATTACATATTTTGCTTAAAAATAGGCTTTAAGTAGCCTATTTTTTATTTTGAAAAATTTAACATATAGCATATAAGCTCGTATAACTATATTACAATTTTTATCAAGAATAATAACATATAAAACAGGCTAAATTAAATATATATCAAAAATTTATTTATGGAGGCGATTCAATGGCTCAAAGGGGAAAATAGGAGTGTGATCTTCATTGTATAACTTAAAAAACAAGCGTATTTTTTTGCTGTTTTTTATTGCAATTTTCTTTACAGCTTTTTCTGCTTATAGTTTTTATGCAATTTCTAATTATCCACAAGAAATAAAAATATTTGAAAATGAGAAACATGCTTTAGATATTAAGTTTCCTTTCAAATTTGACACGGCAAAGATAGATAATAGTGTTTTACAATTATTACAAAAAGATAAAGGCTATCATGCAAATACGATATACCTTAATCCATTAAAGATAGGACAGACAAACATTCAGGTAAAATTATTAGGCTTTCTTCCAGTAAAAAAACTAAAAGTTGATGTTGTTCCCAAAATTAAAGTTATTCCTGGAGGTCAATCTGTTGGTGTAAGATTAAATACAAAAGGAGTTTTAGTGGTTGGATTAGAAGAAATTATAGGCATAGATGGTAAGAAATATAATCCCTCACGTGAAGCAGGCTTAACAATAGGTGATAGCATAATAGAAATCAACAATACAAGAATAAAGGATGCTGATCATGTTATAAGTATCATTAACCAAAATAAAAATAAAGAAATCACATTAAAGGTAAAAAGAAGAGAAAAAATATTTAATGTAAAAATTAAACCTGTAAAATCAATTGATGAGGGAGAATATCGAATAGGTTTATGGGTTAGAGACAAAACTGCGGGAGTAGGAACATTAACATTTTGTCATCCTGATACAATGAAATTTGGTGCTTTAGGACATGCTATAACAGATGTTGATACAGGTTTGCTATTAACAGTAGATCATGGACAAATTGTCAAATCGAGAGTTGCTTCTGTCAAACAAGGAAAAAGAGGTAAACCTGGAGAAATAAAAGGTATATTTTATGAAACAAGCAAACCTATTGGAGATTTAGAAAAAAATACTCATTTTGGAATATTTGGTAAAGCATATGCACCTATCGAAAACAATATATATCAAAAGCCCATAGAAATTAGTTATCAAAATCAAATTCACGAAGGTAAAGCTACTATTCTAACAACAATTAATAATAATAAAGTAGAAGAATATGAAGTTTATATTGAAAAAGTTAATAGACAGCGTACTCCAAGCACAAAAAGTATGGTTTTAAGAGTAACAGATAAGGAACTTTTGAAAAAAAGTGGAGGAATTGTACAAGGAATGAGTGGTAGTCCTATCATTCAGGATGGAAAGCTTATAGGTGCAGTAACACATGTTTTTGTAAATGATCCATCTAAAGGATATGGTCTATTTATTGAATGGATGATTAAAGAAGCAGGAATAGATCTCTTAAATAATAGTCAGATTGCTGATAAGTATTAATCATAAATTGTAAATAAGAGTACTCTAATGAGTGCTCTTATTATATTTTAAATTTAAAAATAACTTTTCAAAGAAAACTGTAAAAAAGTATGCTAATCTTTACCAAACAAGAAGGAAATATCATGTATTTGTCGAATAAATTTAATTGGAAAGAAACTGTATAAAATCATATGCAAAATTTTTTAGGGGGGTAACTAAGTGAAGAATATTAGAGTGTTGATCGCAGATGACAATAAAGATTTTTGTGACATTTTAAGTGAATATTTAGGAAAGCAAGAAGATTTAGAGATCGTTGGTATTGCAAAGGATGGCCTAGAAGCTATTGATTTAGTTTCTAATGAATTACCTGATGTATTAGTTCTAGACATTATCATGCCTCATCTTGATGGTTTAGGAGTTTTAGAAAAATTAGCATCCATGAATTTGAAAAAATTTCCTAAAATAATCGTATTATCCGCTGTTGGACAAGATAAAATTACTCAACGAGCAATTGCATTAGGTGCTGATTATTATGTAGTAAAACCTTTTGATTTTGAAATTTTTATTAAGCGTATAAGACAACTTATGGGTAATGTAAAATTTGTACCTGAAAAGAAAAGCGAATTTAAAGACTTATTAATAAATCCAACATTTAGTTCTTCCGGTCCAACACAAAGTTTAGAGGCTGAAATTACTAATATTATACATGAAATTGGTGTTCCAGCACATATTAAAGGATACTTGTACTTAA includes:
- the spoIVB gene encoding SpoIVB peptidase; its protein translation is MYNLKNKRIFLLFFIAIFFTAFSAYSFYAISNYPQEIKIFENEKHALDIKFPFKFDTAKIDNSVLQLLQKDKGYHANTIYLNPLKIGQTNIQVKLLGFLPVKKLKVDVVPKIKVIPGGQSVGVRLNTKGVLVVGLEEIIGIDGKKYNPSREAGLTIGDSIIEINNTRIKDADHVISIINQNKNKEITLKVKRREKIFNVKIKPVKSIDEGEYRIGLWVRDKTAGVGTLTFCHPDTMKFGALGHAITDVDTGLLLTVDHGQIVKSRVASVKQGKRGKPGEIKGIFYETSKPIGDLEKNTHFGIFGKAYAPIENNIYQKPIEISYQNQIHEGKATILTTINNNKVEEYEVYIEKVNRQRTPSTKSMVLRVTDKELLKKSGGIVQGMSGSPIIQDGKLIGAVTHVFVNDPSKGYGLFIEWMIKEAGIDLLNNSQIADKY
- the spo0A gene encoding sporulation transcription factor Spo0A gives rise to the protein MKNIRVLIADDNKDFCDILSEYLGKQEDLEIVGIAKDGLEAIDLVSNELPDVLVLDIIMPHLDGLGVLEKLASMNLKKFPKIIVLSAVGQDKITQRAIALGADYYVVKPFDFEIFIKRIRQLMGNVKFVPEKKSEFKDLLINPTFSSSGPTQSLEAEITNIIHEIGVPAHIKGYLYLREAISMVVENIEMLSAVTKELYPSIAKKFNTTPSRVERAIRHAIEVAWSRGKVDTINNLFGYTVHNDKGKPTNSEFIAMVADKLRIERAAV